In Chitinophagaceae bacterium, the genomic window AATTCCGATAATGTAAAAGTGGGCCAATGGGTATTGGCAATTGGTTATCCATTAAACCTGGAAACTACAGTAACCGCCGGAATTGTGAGTGCAAAAGCCCGTACACTGGGTTTAAATAAGCAAAAAGCCGGTAATATGGCTGTAGAATCTTACATTCAAACAGATGCTGCCGTAAACCAGGGCAATAGCGGCGGCGCTCTTATTGATACCGAAGGAAAATTAATTGGCATCAACTCCGCTATTGCATCTCCCACGGGTTTTTATTCCGGTTATTCTTATGCAATACCGGTAAATATTGCCCAAAAAGTAGTGGACGATATTATTAAATACGGCACAGTACAAAGGGCATACCTCGGCGTATCTTATGTAGATGCCGGTGATTTGTCACCCGAAGAAAAAACTAAAAACAATATACCTGCAGAGGTAACGGGTATTTATGTAAATGAAGCCGTGCCTGATGGCGGCGCTTATTCGGCCGGTATACGCAAGGGCGATATTATCAAAAGCATTAATAATACCAACCTGCAAAGCGGTGCAGAAATGCAGGACCAAATTAGCCGGTTTAAACCAGGCGATAAAATTAATATAGGCTACATTAGAAATAATAAAGAAATGGCTACTACGGTTATCCTCAAAAATAAATCAGGAAACATAAGCATGGTAAAACAGGCTGAAGCAATGGATAAACTTGGTGCAGACCTTGCAACCCTTGATGAAAGAAGGGCGAAAGAATACGGAGTGAGCGGTGGAGTAGTGGTGAAAAGAATAAAAGAAGGCCCCTTAAATGACCAAACCAGGATGAAAGACAGCTTTGTTATTGTAAAAGTGGATGATAAAGATGTAAAAACTACTGATGACTTAAACAAAGCTATTGCCGATAAAAAAACGGTTACACTTAGTGGGTTTTATCCCGGCTACGATGGCTTATACGATTACCAGGTAGATTTAGACGGTAATTGATTCTATACAAGTTTTAAAATTAAAGGCCTTCCTTTTTGCGATGGCCTTTTTTTATTTTTCTTACAGAGGGTTGTTATTGAACCAAGGAATTTTCTCTCATAAGCGCCTGTAAGGTTTCTGGGGTTTTTTGCAGTAACACAACGGTTTTTCCTGTGCTGAGTTTTTGATAAATTTCTACATTATAATGCCTCAAGGTTAGCAGCGTAAGGTTGCGCTCCATTTCCACATCAAATAATTCCGAAGCAAGATGTGCCAGTTGGTCTATTTTTTCTTTTCGGTCGTCAAAGCTGCAAAGCAAAGAAATGGCCGTGTTTTGCGATAAGTTGGGCTTGAGTTTTACCTTATCAAAAATGGCATGCAGCTGCTCTATGGGCTTGTCTTCCACAAAAGAAAAATCTTTTGATTTAAACTGCATCAATGCCTGGTTTTCTTTTACTACAATTAACGGCGGAAGTTGCCTGGCCAATTTATTGGTAATAGAAGTGCCTTGCAAAGTAGGGTCCAAAAAATTTTTTACATACAGCGGTATATTTTTATTTTGTAAAGGCTTTATGGTTTTGGGATGTATTACCTGTGCGCCATAATAAGCCATTTCAATTACCTCGGCATAGCTTAAAGAGTAAATGTTAACAGCATCATCAAATTTTCTTGGGTCGGCGTTCATCACCGATTCTACATCTTTCCAAATGGTAACCGATTCGGCATCCATCAGGTTGGCAAAAATAGCAGCCGTATAATCGCTCCCTTCCCTTCCCAATGTAGTGCTTTCGTTTTCATAGGTAGCTCCAATAAAACCCTGTGTTAAAACCACATCGTATTGCTCAAATAATGGTAAAATTTTATCCTGTATGGCAGCTCCTGTAAATTTCCAATCTACGCCAGCATCCCTAAAATTATTATCTGTTCTTATAATATCCCTTACATCCACCCAGGCAATTTTAACGCCAAGTTCCAGCAGGTAATGATACAATATAGCCGTGCTCATCAACTCGCCGCTACATACAACCTGGTCGTAATAAAAATCAAAATTTCGTACCGGTTTATCATACAAAAGCCATTCTACTTCTGTAAAAAAATCTTTTAACTGGTTTTCACCCTTTAAGGCATGGGTTACGGTAAGAAATTTTAACGTATTCCTGTGCTGGTCCTTAACTTGTTGAAACAAGGCAAGAGCCTCTTCGCTTTTTGCTTCAAAAAAAGAACCGGC contains:
- a CDS encoding trypsin-like peptidase domain-containing protein; this encodes MKLKQILATIAISAVTALGVIWGYGKFTKSNYDGGYGQQSALPSNYNYAGFGNDSSAPPGPVDFTQSAQAAIPAVVHIKTKTNAKQVTNSTPRKNPFSDFFGDDDMFNQLFGGSRGYIPEQRASGSGVLISSDGYILTNNHVVADADVVTVSLSNKKTYTAKVIGRDAAYDIAVIKVDATNLPYLLYGNSDNVKVGQWVLAIGYPLNLETTVTAGIVSAKARTLGLNKQKAGNMAVESYIQTDAAVNQGNSGGALIDTEGKLIGINSAIASPTGFYSGYSYAIPVNIAQKVVDDIIKYGTVQRAYLGVSYVDAGDLSPEEKTKNNIPAEVTGIYVNEAVPDGGAYSAGIRKGDIIKSINNTNLQSGAEMQDQISRFKPGDKINIGYIRNNKEMATTVILKNKSGNISMVKQAEAMDKLGADLATLDERRAKEYGVSGGVVVKRIKEGPLNDQTRMKDSFVIVKVDDKDVKTTDDLNKAIADKKTVTLSGFYPGYDGLYDYQVDLDGN
- a CDS encoding aspartate kinase translates to MKVFKFGGASINSIDRFKDTAQIIKSHAKDKLLLVVSAMGKTTNALEKVAGSFFEAKSEEALALFQQVKDQHRNTLKFLTVTHALKGENQLKDFFTEVEWLLYDKPVRNFDFYYDQVVCSGELMSTAILYHYLLELGVKIAWVDVRDIIRTDNNFRDAGVDWKFTGAAIQDKILPLFEQYDVVLTQGFIGATYENESTTLGREGSDYTAAIFANLMDAESVTIWKDVESVMNADPRKFDDAVNIYSLSYAEVIEMAYYGAQVIHPKTIKPLQNKNIPLYVKNFLDPTLQGTSITNKLARQLPPLIVVKENQALMQFKSKDFSFVEDKPIEQLHAIFDKVKLKPNLSQNTAISLLCSFDDRKEKIDQLAHLASELFDVEMERNLTLLTLRHYNVEIYQKLSTGKTVVLLQKTPETLQALMRENSLVQ